The Penaeus monodon isolate SGIC_2016 chromosome 13, NSTDA_Pmon_1, whole genome shotgun sequence genome contains a region encoding:
- the LOC119580208 gene encoding uncharacterized protein LOC119580208 — translation MSKGIFRSDSFVIKTLDNKQVHTGSDCVLHQLPKDKDISCHLLCVNLTRDEVSRRTIARDLSLLQPLTVVISLNKSLLQRNQKMVGRLVLKGKIGCHSTSMKEQPSSFSSYGILQKRQ, via the exons ATGTCTAAGGGGATCTTCCGCAGTGATTCATTTGTTATCAAGACTTT agATAATAAACAGGTACACACTGGAAGTGACTGTGTGCTTCATCAACTTCCAAAGGACAAGGACATATCTTGCCACCTTCTGTGCGTCAATCTCACTAGAGATGAAGTTTCAAGAAGAACTATTGCACGAGACCTGTCTCTTTTGCAGCCTTTAACAGTGGTGATCTCACTGAACAAAAGCTTGTTGCAGAGGAATCAGAAGATGGTTGGAAGATTAGTATTGAAGGGAAAGATCGGCTGTCATTCCACCTCGATGAAAG aaCAGCCAAGTTCATTTTCCAGCTACGGAATATTACAAAAGAGACAGTGA